One part of the Desulfonema ishimotonii genome encodes these proteins:
- a CDS encoding methylenetetrahydrofolate reductase C-terminal domain-containing protein: MSVCYAGGMKEVNILNDQLTVSFKQDDVPFQIDGHTVERQCNMQYLAELDKIVPRYDALMSMACGAGCQYLAERFPDIPVYPAINTMFIGVDKEVGMFEERCRACGNCVLGLTGGICPVTRCAKSLFNGPCGGTNITSCEINKDVPCAWFDIYERLKAIGQLDNIKKIKPPMEWQNTTRGVFVQEGYEERFEKKEKKGILSRVH; encoded by the coding sequence GTGTCAGTTTGCTATGCCGGAGGGATGAAAGAGGTCAATATCCTTAACGATCAGCTGACCGTCTCCTTTAAGCAGGATGATGTCCCGTTTCAGATTGACGGCCATACGGTTGAGCGTCAGTGCAACATGCAGTATCTCGCGGAACTCGACAAAATTGTGCCCCGGTATGACGCGCTGATGTCAATGGCCTGCGGCGCGGGATGCCAGTATCTGGCAGAGCGCTTCCCGGATATTCCCGTCTATCCGGCCATCAACACCATGTTCATCGGTGTGGATAAAGAGGTCGGCATGTTTGAGGAAAGATGCCGTGCCTGCGGCAACTGTGTCCTGGGGCTGACCGGCGGTATCTGTCCTGTAACCCGCTGTGCCAAGAGCCTGTTCAACGGCCCCTGCGGCGGAACCAATATCACCAGCTGCGAGATCAACAAGGATGTTCCGTGCGCATGGTTTGATATCTATGAGCGCCTGAAGGCCATCGGCCAGCTGGACAACATCAAAAAGATCAAGCCGCCCATGGAGTGGCAGAACACCACCCGCGGTGTGTTTGTCCAGGAAGGGTACGAAGAGCGGTTTGAAAAGAAGGAAAAGAAGGGCATTCTGAGCCGGGTCCACTAG
- a CDS encoding DUF4197 domain-containing protein: MKRHVFFSVWVCGIVLAVTISAWAAGFDEAVKTIQDSTLKLDNLTGEEAEKNADTAEPAVAEEKDADTAKPAVAEEKDADTAEPAVAEEKDADTAEPAMAEEKDADTAEPAVAEEKDADTAEPAAAEEKSAPDATDATAVPASEADSQTVQGLKEALNVGIEAAVKRTGADGGFYNNPAIKILLPESLQKADAVIRKLGGEALSESLIQKMNTAAEKAAPQGQEIFINAISEMQFDDAMGILSGGDDAATRYLEQKTGEDLKSAFYPIVKGSMEEVGAIKTYNDYVGKYASNPLVKMGSPDINQYVTDEAISGLFKVLGEEEKKIRENPAARVTDLLKSVFGTE; this comes from the coding sequence ATGAAGAGACATGTTTTTTTCAGTGTATGGGTGTGCGGCATTGTCCTGGCGGTTACCATATCCGCATGGGCGGCAGGTTTTGATGAGGCGGTCAAAACGATTCAGGATTCGACCCTGAAGCTGGATAATCTGACAGGGGAAGAGGCCGAAAAGAATGCGGACACAGCGGAACCGGCTGTGGCGGAAGAAAAAGATGCGGACACAGCGAAACCGGCTGTGGCGGAAGAAAAAGATGCGGACACAGCGGAACCGGCTGTGGCGGAAGAAAAAGATGCGGACACAGCGGAACCGGCTATGGCGGAAGAAAAAGATGCGGACACAGCGGAACCGGCTGTGGCGGAAGAAAAAGATGCGGACACAGCGGAACCGGCTGCGGCAGAAGAAAAAAGTGCCCCGGATGCGACAGATGCGACGGCTGTCCCGGCGTCCGAAGCCGACAGCCAGACGGTTCAGGGGCTGAAAGAGGCCCTGAATGTGGGAATCGAAGCGGCCGTGAAGCGGACAGGGGCTGACGGCGGGTTTTACAATAACCCGGCCATTAAGATTCTGTTGCCGGAATCCCTGCAAAAGGCGGATGCGGTCATCCGGAAGCTGGGCGGAGAAGCCCTTTCCGAAAGCCTGATCCAAAAAATGAACACTGCCGCTGAAAAGGCCGCGCCCCAGGGGCAGGAAATATTTATCAATGCGATCAGTGAGATGCAGTTTGATGACGCGATGGGCATTCTTTCAGGGGGGGATGATGCGGCCACCCGGTATCTTGAGCAGAAGACGGGTGAGGATCTGAAAAGCGCATTTTATCCCATTGTGAAGGGGTCGATGGAAGAGGTGGGCGCAATCAAAACCTACAATGACTATGTGGGGAAATATGCCTCAAATCCGCTGGTGAAAATGGGCAGCCCGGATATCAATCAGTATGTCACCGATGAGGCCATCAGCGGCCTGTTCAAAGTACTCGGAGAAGAGGAAAAGAAGATCCGGGAAAACCCGGCAGCCCGCGTGACCGACCTGCTCAAAAGCGTGTTCGGGACGGAGTAA
- a CDS encoding MlaA family lipoprotein, which translates to MGRRIGTGLWVMVIGCLLLSGCATQQQETFQHSYSTENGDHLAFLDVYDPLEPLNRRIYKFNTVVDNNILEPVVRGYKKVVPSFIRTGLSNFFSNIGEIPVMLNCLLQTKSEKSGEVLARFMVNTTAGIFGFWDPATNMGLIKYNEDFGQTLAVYGVPAGPYIVLPILGPSTLRDTTGKVMDNLTKTAFVELAAISSSADLTLSVVDGLTLRASLPFSYGDFDSPFEYDLVRALYIDTRNLLINDGAFVETHFKAREAVK; encoded by the coding sequence ATGGGCAGACGGATTGGAACAGGTCTTTGGGTAATGGTAATCGGCTGTCTCCTGCTGAGCGGCTGTGCAACGCAGCAGCAAGAGACATTTCAGCACTCATATTCAACGGAAAACGGCGACCATCTGGCGTTTCTGGATGTCTACGACCCCCTGGAGCCGCTGAACCGGCGGATATACAAATTCAACACGGTCGTCGATAACAACATTCTTGAGCCGGTTGTCCGGGGGTATAAAAAGGTGGTCCCCTCTTTCATTCGGACGGGGCTGTCCAACTTTTTCTCAAACATCGGCGAAATTCCGGTGATGCTCAACTGCCTTCTCCAGACCAAGAGTGAAAAATCGGGTGAGGTGCTGGCACGGTTCATGGTCAACACAACTGCCGGCATTTTCGGCTTCTGGGACCCGGCCACGAATATGGGGCTGATCAAATACAACGAGGATTTCGGGCAGACCCTGGCGGTGTACGGGGTGCCGGCAGGCCCCTATATTGTGTTGCCCATCCTGGGCCCCTCCACCCTGCGGGACACCACGGGCAAGGTCATGGATAACCTGACCAAAACGGCCTTTGTCGAGCTTGCGGCTATCAGCTCTTCCGCAGACCTGACCCTGAGCGTTGTTGACGGGCTGACGCTGAGGGCCTCCCTGCCGTTCAGCTATGGCGATTTTGATTCACCCTTTGAGTATGATCTGGTCCGCGCCCTGTATATCGACACCCGGAATCTGCTGATCAATGACGGGGCCTTTGTCGAAACCCATTTTAAGGCACGGGAAGCGGTAAAATGA
- a CDS encoding NAD-dependent malic enzyme, giving the protein MADQPENTCAPRPSCPVGYEILQDPLRNKGISFTEKEQKVLKLEGLLPPGFNSMEQQVTRMMENFRKKSSDLEKYNFMMALLERDRTLFDRVVLDYLEEIMPIIYTPTVGRASQEYSHIFQRPQGLFLSEKYRGRLSEVIGNWPIDDVRIVCVTDGERILGLGDLGVSGMAIPVGKLSLYVACAGIHPSHCLPIVIDVGTNNVSLLNDPLYLGLKHERIRGEAYDALIDEFVEAVRERYPDALIHFEDFGNLNAFRLLKKYRDRICTFNDDIQGTAAVALAGLYGAMKMTGGTLTAQKILFLGAGGAGIGIGELIVSAMVREGMAESEARKRCWFTDSRGLVVRGRERVSDAKRPFAHEHEPVPDFLTAIRRLQPTAIIGVSGQAGRFGKDVLRAMADLNDRPLIFALSNPTSKSECTAEEAYTWTDGRAIFSSGSPFGLVTLEGQIFAPGQGNNAYIFPGVGLGIVTSEARRITDEMFLAAARTLADQVSPADFDQGRIYPPLKAIRAVSAQIAVAVAEIAWASGLARHPRPEDPEGYIKKQMYVPEYQRYV; this is encoded by the coding sequence ATGGCCGATCAACCTGAAAACACCTGTGCTCCCCGCCCGTCATGTCCCGTGGGATATGAGATATTGCAGGACCCGCTGCGGAACAAGGGCATCTCATTTACCGAAAAGGAACAGAAAGTGCTGAAGCTCGAGGGGTTGCTGCCCCCGGGTTTTAATTCCATGGAACAGCAGGTCACCCGGATGATGGAGAATTTCAGAAAAAAGTCTTCGGATCTGGAAAAATACAATTTTATGATGGCCCTGCTGGAACGGGACAGAACTCTGTTTGACCGGGTGGTGCTGGATTATCTTGAAGAAATCATGCCGATTATCTACACCCCCACCGTGGGCCGGGCAAGCCAGGAATATTCACATATTTTCCAGCGGCCCCAGGGCCTTTTCCTGTCGGAAAAATACAGGGGTCGGCTTTCGGAGGTCATCGGAAACTGGCCCATAGACGATGTCCGCATTGTCTGCGTGACCGACGGCGAGCGGATTCTGGGCCTCGGCGATCTGGGGGTGTCCGGGATGGCGATCCCTGTCGGCAAGCTCAGCCTTTACGTGGCCTGCGCCGGCATCCACCCTTCCCACTGCCTGCCCATCGTCATTGATGTGGGAACCAATAACGTCTCGCTGCTGAACGACCCGCTCTATCTCGGCCTGAAACACGAACGCATCCGGGGAGAGGCCTATGACGCGCTCATAGACGAGTTCGTCGAGGCGGTCCGGGAGCGGTATCCCGACGCGCTGATTCACTTTGAGGACTTCGGCAATCTCAACGCCTTCCGACTGCTGAAAAAATACAGAGACCGGATCTGCACCTTCAACGACGATATCCAGGGAACCGCTGCGGTGGCCCTGGCCGGCCTGTACGGGGCCATGAAGATGACCGGGGGAACGCTGACGGCACAGAAAATTCTGTTTCTCGGGGCCGGGGGGGCGGGCATCGGCATCGGAGAACTGATCGTTTCGGCAATGGTCCGGGAAGGGATGGCCGAATCCGAGGCCCGGAAACGGTGCTGGTTCACGGATTCCAGGGGGCTGGTGGTCAGGGGACGGGAGCGGGTGTCCGATGCCAAACGCCCCTTTGCCCATGAACACGAGCCGGTTCCGGATTTCCTGACGGCGATTCGCCGGTTACAGCCGACCGCCATCATCGGCGTTTCCGGTCAGGCCGGGCGGTTCGGCAAGGACGTCCTCAGGGCCATGGCCGATCTGAACGACCGCCCCCTGATCTTCGCCCTCTCCAACCCCACGTCCAAATCGGAATGCACTGCGGAAGAGGCCTATACCTGGACCGATGGCCGTGCGATTTTTTCCAGCGGCAGCCCCTTCGGTCTGGTAACGCTGGAAGGACAAATCTTTGCCCCGGGCCAGGGCAACAATGCCTATATCTTTCCGGGCGTGGGGCTGGGCATTGTGACATCCGAAGCGCGACGGATTACGGATGAGATGTTTCTGGCGGCAGCCAGAACCCTGGCAGACCAGGTTTCACCGGCGGATTTTGACCAGGGACGCATTTATCCGCCCCTTAAAGCCATCCGGGCGGTGTCGGCACAGATTGCTGTCGCAGTGGCCGAAATCGCCTGGGCAAGCGGGCTGGCCCGGCATCCCCGGCCTGAAGATCCTGAAGGTTATATTAAGAAACAGATGTATGTTCCCGAATATCAGCGTTATGTGTGA
- a CDS encoding urocanate hydratase, whose amino-acid sequence MISNTQVSQAMTIQPEGELPAMPGFAQGIRRAPDRGFRLSRQQTEIALKNALRYIPEAFHEKLAPEFLQELTTRGRIYGYRFRPPGPIRAKPVHEYRGNCLAGRAFQVMIDNNLDSDVALYPCELVTYGETGSVCQNWMQYRLIRAYLEALTETQTLVVQSGHPLGLFRSGPENPRVIITNGLMVGLYDNPADWEIAAQMGVSNYGQMTAGGWMYIGPQGIVHGTYNTLLNAGRLKCGVAEDGDLRGLLFVSSGLGGMSGAQPKAAEIAGAVCVIAEVDGSRIRTRHAQGWVGKVSSDLREVFAEAQQAVRDKRPLSIAWHGNVVDLLEYVVAHHIRVDLLSDQTSCHVAYDGGYCPQGVTFEERTRLLETDRPAFRALVDKSLKRHFELIRILWDRGGYFFDYGNAFLKAVFDAGVTEIARNGRDAKDGFIFPSYFEDIMGPIFDYGYGPFRWVCLSGAHADLIKTDQAAMSCIDPGRRAEDRDNYVWIRDAEKHRLVVGTQARILYQDAGGRCRIALKFNEMVRKGDIGPVMIGRDHHDPGGTDSPFRETANIRDGSNVTADMATHCFAGNAARGMSLVALHNGGGTGIGKAVNGGFGLVLDGSERVDNIIRSALSWDVMGGVARRNWARNPNAMCVAMAYNAENTNGDQITIPWLTDETLVRSVAGTFFRDQGRRS is encoded by the coding sequence ATGATTTCCAACACCCAGGTATCACAGGCCATGACAATTCAGCCGGAGGGCGAACTTCCGGCCATGCCCGGATTTGCACAGGGCATCCGGCGGGCACCGGACCGGGGGTTCCGGCTCTCCCGGCAGCAGACAGAAATCGCCCTGAAAAACGCCCTGCGCTACATCCCCGAAGCATTCCATGAAAAGCTGGCGCCGGAGTTTCTTCAGGAGCTGACCACGCGGGGCCGGATCTACGGCTACCGGTTCCGGCCTCCGGGACCGATCAGGGCAAAGCCGGTTCATGAATACCGGGGCAACTGTCTGGCAGGCCGGGCGTTTCAGGTGATGATCGACAACAACCTCGATTCTGACGTGGCGCTCTATCCCTGTGAACTGGTCACATATGGCGAAACCGGCAGCGTGTGCCAGAACTGGATGCAGTACCGGCTCATCAGAGCATATCTGGAGGCGCTGACCGAAACCCAGACCCTGGTGGTGCAGTCCGGTCATCCTCTGGGGCTGTTCAGATCCGGTCCTGAAAATCCCAGGGTGATCATCACCAACGGCCTGATGGTGGGCCTTTATGACAACCCGGCGGACTGGGAGATCGCGGCCCAGATGGGGGTGTCCAACTACGGCCAGATGACGGCGGGCGGCTGGATGTACATCGGCCCCCAGGGTATTGTCCACGGCACTTACAACACCCTGCTCAACGCGGGCAGACTGAAATGCGGCGTGGCAGAGGACGGCGATCTGAGGGGGCTTCTGTTTGTCTCGTCCGGACTGGGCGGGATGAGCGGCGCACAGCCCAAAGCGGCGGAGATCGCGGGCGCGGTGTGCGTCATTGCCGAGGTGGACGGCTCCCGCATCCGGACCCGCCATGCGCAGGGATGGGTCGGAAAGGTCTCATCCGATCTCCGCGAGGTGTTCGCAGAGGCGCAGCAGGCCGTCAGAGACAAAAGGCCGCTTTCCATTGCCTGGCACGGCAATGTGGTGGATTTGCTCGAATATGTGGTGGCCCACCACATCCGGGTCGATCTGCTCTCGGACCAGACCTCCTGCCATGTGGCCTATGACGGCGGATACTGTCCCCAGGGCGTCACCTTTGAGGAGCGGACCCGGCTGCTGGAAACCGACCGGCCCGCCTTCAGAGCCCTGGTGGACAAAAGCCTGAAACGCCACTTCGAACTGATCAGAATTCTGTGGGACCGGGGGGGCTATTTTTTCGACTACGGCAACGCCTTTCTGAAGGCGGTCTTTGACGCGGGGGTGACGGAGATTGCCCGGAACGGCAGGGATGCCAAAGACGGCTTTATTTTCCCCTCCTATTTCGAGGACATCATGGGGCCGATATTCGATTACGGCTACGGGCCGTTCCGCTGGGTCTGTCTGAGCGGCGCCCATGCGGATCTGATAAAGACAGATCAGGCGGCCATGAGCTGTATCGACCCGGGCCGCCGGGCCGAGGACCGGGACAACTATGTCTGGATCCGGGACGCGGAGAAACACCGTCTGGTGGTCGGCACCCAGGCGCGGATTCTGTATCAGGACGCCGGCGGGCGGTGCCGGATCGCCCTGAAGTTCAATGAGATGGTGAGAAAGGGTGACATCGGCCCGGTGATGATCGGCAGGGATCACCACGATCCCGGCGGCACCGATTCCCCCTTTCGGGAGACCGCCAATATCAGGGACGGCAGCAATGTGACGGCGGACATGGCCACCCACTGCTTTGCCGGAAACGCGGCACGGGGCATGTCCCTGGTGGCCCTGCACAACGGGGGTGGGACCGGCATCGGAAAGGCGGTCAACGGCGGGTTCGGCCTGGTGCTGGACGGCAGCGAACGGGTGGACAATATCATCCGGTCGGCCCTCTCCTGGGATGTCATGGGCGGCGTGGCCCGGCGTAACTGGGCCCGGAACCCCAATGCCATGTGTGTGGCAATGGCGTACAATGCTGAAAATACCAACGGCGATCAGATCACCATTCCCTGGCTGACGGATGAAACCCTTGTGCGGTCGGTCGCCGGAACATTTTTTCGGGATCAGGGGAGGAGATCATGA
- the ftcD gene encoding glutamate formimidoyltransferase, giving the protein MMKQLIECVPNFSEGRRPEVIGAIAEPFKNTPGCYLFDCRADEDHNRLVVSLVGSPEPVQTALIAAAKIAVRHIDMETHAGGHPRIGAVDVIPFTPLRNMTMPECADLARSFGERFYRETEIPVYFYEEAALRPDRRRLEVVRRGQYEALKKEVADPARHPDVGEPRLHPRAGATVIGARKFLVAFNVNLGTTDVAVAKRIAEAIRASSGGLCHVKGIGLALKDRGLVQVSLNVTDHEKNPLYRVTEFVRTEARRWGVEVVETEVYGMVPAAALMSSAEYYMRIAGFDPAQIIELRLLEMMG; this is encoded by the coding sequence ATGATGAAACAGCTGATCGAATGCGTACCCAATTTCAGCGAGGGGCGGCGCCCGGAGGTGATCGGGGCCATTGCGGAGCCGTTTAAAAATACCCCGGGCTGTTATCTGTTCGACTGCCGGGCGGACGAAGACCACAACCGGCTGGTGGTCAGTCTGGTGGGATCGCCGGAGCCGGTACAGACGGCCCTGATTGCGGCAGCGAAAATCGCGGTCCGGCACATTGACATGGAGACCCATGCGGGCGGCCATCCGCGCATCGGGGCCGTGGATGTGATCCCCTTTACGCCGCTCAGAAATATGACCATGCCAGAATGCGCGGACCTGGCCCGCTCCTTCGGGGAGCGGTTTTACCGGGAGACGGAGATCCCGGTCTATTTTTATGAGGAGGCCGCGCTGAGGCCCGATCGCAGGCGGCTGGAGGTGGTGCGCAGGGGGCAGTATGAGGCCCTTAAAAAGGAGGTGGCCGATCCGGCGCGCCACCCGGACGTGGGGGAACCCCGGCTTCATCCCCGCGCCGGGGCCACGGTGATCGGGGCGCGGAAATTTCTCGTGGCCTTTAACGTGAATCTCGGCACCACGGATGTGGCTGTGGCGAAAAGGATCGCCGAAGCCATCCGGGCGTCGTCCGGCGGCCTCTGCCACGTCAAGGGCATCGGGCTGGCCCTGAAAGACCGGGGGCTGGTTCAGGTGAGCCTGAATGTGACGGACCATGAAAAAAATCCCCTTTACCGGGTGACGGAGTTTGTGCGCACCGAGGCGCGGCGGTGGGGCGTTGAGGTGGTGGAAACCGAGGTGTACGGCATGGTTCCGGCTGCGGCCCTGATGAGCAGTGCGGAATATTATATGCGGATCGCCGGGTTTGATCCGGCCCAGATAATTGAACTCCGGCTTCTGGAGATGATGGGCTGA
- a CDS encoding AAA family ATPase yields the protein MSESLAISQMGLKNFKNIRLENDILELKKLNVLIGPNGSGKSNLMKLIKFLRDALTTKTEDIKGITEFESSVGILGEQILDAVIEPPGTIALTFRFEPSEDLPKGVSLKIDLLIKSLRTMPVVKYETLSDAQISQNHVNPFYYYKAHDREPNTCAVSIFNDNIRTSSHFEYLKNVPSNNLTLGMIPELLERSDFSPELTPVYKVRRQLIDTLSGWRYYNANAMNLENIRESEPKIGPADIFLSPSGENLPVVLDNLVQKHFDFDDKINDALRSVFPKTRKIRTVRSGRLRLTIEWHMEDTKECFYLNDMSDGTVRMLCWAVILLSPDLPSLLLIDEPEIGLHPAWMRTLAEWIKMASDRTQVIVTTHSPDLLDHFSDKNQDIICFEYDGKNHFTPKRLDIEKLTPMFEDEWQLGDLYRVGDPSVGGWPW from the coding sequence ATGTCAGAAAGTTTAGCCATTTCACAAATGGGACTGAAGAATTTTAAAAATATCAGGCTCGAAAACGACATTCTTGAATTAAAAAAACTGAATGTGCTGATCGGGCCGAACGGGTCAGGAAAAAGCAACCTGATGAAATTAATTAAATTTCTCAGAGATGCTCTGACCACAAAAACCGAGGATATAAAAGGAATTACAGAGTTCGAAAGCTCCGTCGGCATTTTGGGGGAACAAATCCTGGATGCTGTTATTGAACCGCCCGGCACCATTGCCCTCACATTCCGCTTTGAACCATCGGAAGATTTGCCCAAGGGTGTTTCTCTGAAAATTGATCTGCTAATTAAAAGTTTAAGGACCATGCCTGTTGTCAAGTATGAAACGCTATCTGATGCTCAAATTTCCCAAAATCACGTTAATCCTTTTTATTATTACAAAGCGCATGATCGGGAGCCTAATACTTGTGCTGTTTCCATCTTTAACGATAACATCCGAACAAGCAGCCATTTTGAATATTTGAAGAATGTTCCTTCAAATAATCTGACATTAGGCATGATCCCTGAATTATTGGAGCGCAGCGATTTCTCGCCGGAATTAACCCCTGTTTACAAGGTCCGCCGTCAATTAATCGATACACTCTCCGGCTGGCGTTATTATAATGCCAATGCGATGAACCTTGAAAATATTCGGGAATCAGAACCGAAAATCGGACCGGCAGATATATTTCTCTCTCCTTCCGGTGAAAACCTGCCTGTTGTTCTGGACAATCTGGTGCAAAAACATTTTGATTTTGATGATAAAATTAATGACGCACTAAGATCCGTTTTCCCAAAAACCCGAAAAATTCGCACGGTCCGGTCCGGGCGGCTTCGCCTGACAATAGAATGGCATATGGAAGACACAAAAGAGTGCTTTTACCTCAATGACATGTCTGACGGAACTGTAAGAATGTTATGCTGGGCCGTTATCCTGCTCTCCCCCGACCTACCGTCCCTTTTGCTGATTGATGAGCCAGAGATCGGATTGCATCCCGCATGGATGAGGACGCTGGCGGAGTGGATAAAAATGGCCTCTGACAGAACACAGGTGATCGTGACAACACACAGCCCCGACCTTTTGGACCACTTCAGCGATAAAAACCAAGATATTATCTGTTTTGAATACGACGGTAAAAATCATTTTACCCCGAAAAGATTAGACATAGAGAAATTAACCCCGATGTTTGAAGATGAATGGCAATTGGGAGATCTGTATCGAGTCGGCGATCCTTCCGTCGGGGGGTGGCCGTGGTAG
- a CDS encoding DUF4276 family protein, translating to MVVWVFSGGGEAELEGLTHFLGKNFPDCRFVRMTPVRPKKGPKVGKKINALGKSGKSLRSQIRYRIRVTPLFDYCDLILVLDDLDCRNATDETSCFSAIFVNDPKTVHSRFFIAFAAPELEAWLIADWNNTFAADSDFRSFHERLRYTLSTRYHIPFNNPENFSQYDPATNACEQKLSDEIKNAVAESSPANNLGARYSKGIHTPRMLQRAIAENIAEKCPLFRDMYDCLNGLSR from the coding sequence GTGGTAGTCTGGGTTTTTTCCGGCGGCGGCGAAGCCGAACTTGAGGGGCTTACACATTTTTTGGGGAAAAATTTCCCGGATTGCCGATTTGTCAGGATGACACCTGTTCGTCCGAAAAAAGGCCCGAAAGTCGGCAAAAAAATAAATGCGCTCGGTAAAAGCGGAAAATCTCTCCGAAGCCAGATCAGATACAGAATCAGGGTAACGCCTTTATTTGATTATTGTGATCTTATTCTTGTTCTGGACGATCTGGATTGCCGCAATGCAACAGATGAGACAAGCTGTTTCTCTGCTATTTTCGTTAATGATCCGAAAACAGTCCATAGCCGTTTTTTCATTGCATTTGCTGCGCCGGAACTGGAAGCATGGCTTATTGCAGACTGGAATAATACGTTTGCTGCGGATTCCGATTTCCGAAGCTTCCATGAGAGATTACGTTATACATTAAGTACTCGCTATCATATCCCCTTCAACAATCCAGAAAATTTTTCACAATACGATCCGGCGACAAATGCATGTGAACAAAAATTGTCAGATGAAATCAAAAATGCTGTGGCAGAGTCATCTCCGGCAAATAATCTGGGGGCGAGATACAGCAAAGGAATTCATACGCCCAGAATGCTGCAACGGGCAATCGCGGAAAATATAGCAGAAAAATGTCCGTTATTCAGAGACATGTATGACTGTTTAAATGGATTGAGTCGCTAA